Below is a genomic region from Deltaproteobacteria bacterium.
CGAAAGACCGGGCGCAGCGCAACGTCTGCAGACTGAATACTGGAACCAATCATGTCCCCAAAAAGTTGAGTTGCAGCCAGAGCACCATCGACGATTTCAAATTGAAGAACATTCCATAGGAGAATTAAGAAAACCGATATTCCCAATCCGATTCCCAGAAACCATTTTCTGTTTAAGGCTTCGCGAAGAACCTCCATGGCCACGTTGACGACGTTCAAGTGTGTTTCTCCTCGACCAGTGACATCAAGACTTGTTCAAGGTCACGCTGGTGTTCTTGGAGATAAACGATGCAGGCTCCCGTTGCCCGTGCTCGGTCGAGAGCTTGGTTGAGGTGACCGATATCGGAGTTGTTGTAGGTAAACGCATGCGCGTCTTCGTCTCGAGGTTTAAAACCGAGATCTAGAAGTGCTTGATGATTGGGCACAGAGTCGAAGCGGATTTCCCAGGAATTTTTTTCTCGCCTGATGTCTTCAATTGCTCCGTCTAGAACAATTTTCCCTTGAACCAGCACACCCACGCGTTGACAAATTTTTTCTGTTTCTGCCAGGAGGTGAGAATTTAAAAAGACAGTGGCGCCCCGTTGATTTTCCTCGTCGATGATCTGACGGATGCTTTGACGACCGATAGGGTCGATACCATCGGTTGGTTCATCGAGAATCAGGAGCTTGGGCTGCCCAAGAAGAGCGGCTACCACGCCAAGACGTTGCTTCATGCCCTTCGAAAATGTCTGAACCTTCTTGGGGCCGACTCCTTCAAGCCCCAGGCGTTTAAGGCCATGGCATAGATCGGAATCTTTGAGGGGAAGTTTACGCAGGCGGGCTGTACCGCGCAGAAAGGATAAAGCAGTC
It encodes:
- a CDS encoding ABC transporter ATP-binding protein; this encodes MKTIEVQNLSKTYRSGLRRIPTPVLREVSLVVPQGVIFGLMGPNGAGKTTFIKSLLDIVRPDSGTISLLGKSPDNPLARKDIGYLPEKIHFVPGTTALSFLRGTARLRKLPLKDSDLCHGLKRLGLEGVGPKKVQTFSKGMKQRLGVVAALLGQPKLLILDEPTDGIDPIGRQSIRQIIDEENQRGATVFLNSHLLAETEKICQRVGVLVQGKIVLDGAIEDIRREKNSWEIRFDSVPNHQALLDLGFKPRDEDAHAFTYNNSDIGHLNQALDRARATGACIVYLQEHQRDLEQVLMSLVEEKHT